From the genome of Drosophila melanogaster chromosome 2L, one region includes:
- the Myo28B1 gene encoding myosin 28B1, isoform C, giving the protein MDAGYSPRKGEYVWVKPQNTTSEFAVPFGARIVRTEKTQTLVCDDRNKQFWVPAGDVLKAMHITSQEDVEDMITLGDLQEYTILRNLQNRYAKQLIYTYTGSMLVAINPYQILPIYTNREIQLYRNKSLAELPPHIFAISDNAFQRLQRLKENQCVVISGESGAGKTESTKLILQYLAAISGKHSWIEQQIIEANPIMEAFGNAKTVRNDNSSRFGKYIEIRFTPQGAIQGARIQQYLLEKSRIVFQSRDERNYHIFYCMLAGLSTAERERLKLQEQSPSQYHYLAQGGCFTLPGRGDAKDFADIRAAMKVLSFKPEEVWSILSLLAAILHLGNLRFTATEVANLATAEIDDTPNLQRVAQLLGIPISALNAALTQRTIFVHGEHVTTSLSKEAAIEGRDAFVKSLYDGIFVRIVRRINETINKQVDQPMNSIGVLDIFGFENFDNNSFEQLCINYANENLQQFFVGHIFKMEQDEYQNEHINWQHIEFQDNQQILDLIGMKPMNLMSLIDEESKFPKGTDQTLLEKLHVQHGNRSIYVKGKTTQTSLFGIRHYAGVVMYNPLGFLEKNRDSFSGDLRTLVQRSTNKYLVDIFPHEMPMDTAKKQPTLCVKFRNSLDMLMRTLSQAHPYFIRCIKPNEYKEPKNFDKELCVRQLRYSGMMETARIRRAGYPIRHAYRAFVERYRLLVPPVGPLEQCDCRKLARQICEVALPADSDRQYGKTKLFLRDEDDASLELQRSQLMLKSIVTIQRGIRRVLFRRYMKRYREAIITVQRYWRGRLQRRKYQVMRQGFHRLGACIAAQQLTTKFTMVRCRTIKLQALSRGYLVRKDFQKKLLERRKQNQLKKEELLKLAKMKEAEELLRLQQLKEQKEREQREQQEKRLQEEQRLKAEAAARNALAMAAVQQKRRTKPVKQEAPKAPTLQARNSLPPPPTTLIVAAPLPTRPASAVTRINTIPESPGTIDVESSKQMVDDVFRFLNDEPDVSGPLGPNVKEKSMMFEQALRLRRDVPTKLLSRPVNYYEAAPRKIVNQTRL; this is encoded by the exons ATGGACGCCGGCTATTCGCCCCGAAAA GGCGAGTATGTGTGGGTGAAGCCGCAAAATACTACCAGCGAATTCGCAGTGCCCTTTGGGGCTCGAATTGTGCGAACGGAGAAAACACAGACCCTAGTTTGCGATGACCGGAACAAGCAGTTCTGGGTTCCAGCTGGGGATGTCCTGAAGGCAATGCATATCACCTCCCAGGAGGATGTTGAGGATATGATCACTTTGGGTGACTTACAGGAGTACACTATACTGAGGAACCTGCAGAACAGATATGCCAAGCAATTAATATAT accTACACAGGCTCCATGTTGGTGGCCATCAATCCGTACCAGATTCTGCCTATCTACACGAATCGCGAGATACAGCTCTACAGAAATAAGTCCCTTGCTGAACTACCTCCTCACATTTTCGCCATTAGTGACAATGCCTTTCAGAGACTACAAAGACTTAAGGAGAACCAGTGCGTGGTGATCAGCGGGGAGTCGGGTGCCGGGAAGACGGAGAGCACCAAGCTGATCCTTCAGTATCTGGCCGCAATTAGTGGCAAACACTCGTGGATCGAGCAGCAAATCATAGAGGCCAATCCTATTATGGAGGCCTTTGGCAATGCCAAGACTGTACGGAATGACAACTCTTCAAGGTTCGGAAAGTACATCGAGATCAGATTCACGCCACAGGGCGCTATTCAAGGAGCTAGAATCCAGCAGTATCTTCTGGAAAAATCCCGAATTGTTTTCCAGAGTCGCGATGAGCGCAACTATCACATTTTCTACTGCATGTTGGCGGGACTTTCAACTGCGGAGAGAGAGCGCCTAAAGCTACAGGAGCAATCGCCAAGTCAGTATCATTACTTGGCCCAAGGAGGATGCTTTACTTTGCCAGGAAGAGGTGATGCCAAGGATTTTGCCGATATTCGAGCGGCTATGAAAGTGCTTTCATTTAAGCCGGAGGAAGTGTGGAGCATACTTAGTTTACTGGCGGCTATTTTGCACTTGGGAAACCTCAGATTCACAGCCACCGAGGTTGCCAATTTGGCTACGGCTGAGATAGACGATACACCAAATCTTCAGAGGGTGGCTCAATTACTGGGAATACCCATATCTGCTCTGAATGCTGCTCTTACGCAAAGAACCATCTTTGTGCATGGTGAGCACGTGACCACCAGTTTGTCCAAGGAAGCGGCTATTGAGGGTCGAGATGCTTTTGTAAAATCGTTGTACGATGGAATTTTTGTGCGCATCGTGCGAAGAATCAATGAGACTATAAACAAGCAAGTGGATCAGCCCATGAATAGCATAGGTGTTCTAGATATCTTCGGGTTCGAGAACTTCGACAATAATAGCTTTGAACAACTGTGCATCAACTATGCCAACGAAAATCTACAGCAATTTTTCGTGGGACATATCTTCAAG ATGGAACAGGATGAGTACCAGAACGAGCATATCAACTGGCAGCACATTGAGTTCCAGGATAATCAGCAAATCCTCGATCTAATTGGCATGAAACCCATGAACTTGATGTCCCTCATCGACGAAGAGTCCAAGTTTCCCAAGGGCACTGATCAAACTCTGCTCGAAAAGCTACATGTTCAGCATGGTAATCGATCCATTTACGTGAAAGGTAAAACCACCCAAACGTCTCTATTCGGAATCCGTCATTATGCCGGCGTCGTGATGTACAATCCATTGGGCTTTCTTGAAAAGAACAGGGATTCATTCAGCGGAGATCTTAGGACTCTGGTGCAGCgatcaacaaataaatatctGGTGGACATATTCCCCCATGAAATGCCCATGGATACGGCCAAGAAGCAGCCCACTTTGTGCGTGAAATTCAGAAACTCTCTGGACATGCTGATGCGCACTTTGTCGCAGGCACATCCCTACTTTATCCGTTGCATCAAGCCCAATGAATACAAGGAACCTAAG AACTTTGACAAGGAGCTGTGCGTGCGGCAGTTGCGCTACTCAGGAATGATGGAGACGGCTCGCATTCGAAGGGCTGGCTATCCGATCCGCCACGCCTACCGTGCCTTCGTGGAGAGATATCGCCTCTTGGTGCCACCGGTGGGACCTTTGGAGCAATGTGACTGCCGGAAGTTGGCGCGGCAGATCTGTGAAGTTGCCCTACCTGCCGATTCTGATCGTCAGTACGGAAAAACAAAGCTGTTCCTGCGGGACGAGGACGACGCTAGCCTGGAACTGCAGCGGTCCCAGCTGATGCTCAAGAGTATCGTGACAATTCAGCGAGGAATCAGACGGGTCTTGTTCCGACGTTACATGAAGAGATACCGCGAGGCCATTATTACGGTTCAGAGATATTGGCGAGGTCGCCTGCAGCGTCGTAAGTACCAGGTTATGCGGCAGGGATTCCATCGCCTGGGAGCCTGTATAGCTGCGCAGCAGTTGACCACCAAGTTCACGATGGTCAGGTGTCGAACCATAAAACTGCAGGCCTTGAGTCGCGGGTATCTGGTACGCAAGGACTTCCAGAAAAAGTTGTTGGAGCGGCGAAAGCAGAACCAGCTGAAGAAGGAGGAGTTACTTAAGTTGGCCAAGATGAAGGAAGCAGAGGAACTGCTAAGACTGCAGCAACTGAAGGAGCAGAAGGAGAGAGAACAAAGAGAACAGCAGGAAAAACGATTGCAGGAGGAGCAGAGGCTCAAGGCCGAAGCAGCAGCCAGAAATGCATTGGCCATGGCTGCAGTGCAGCAGAAGAGGCGAACTAAGCCCGTCAAGCAAGAGGCTCCAAAGGCTCCAACCCTGCAAGCACGCAACTCcctgccaccaccacccaccacacTGATAGTAGCTGCCCCACTACCCACTCGACCGGCCAGTGCCGTTACCAGAATTAATACCATACCCGAGAGTCCTGGCACCATTGATGTGGAGTCCTCCAAGCAAATGGTGGATGACGTGTTCCGCTTCCTAAACGATGAACCCGATGTGAGTGGTCCTCTGGGGCCGAATGTCAAAGAGAAGTCTATGATGTTCGAGCAGGCATTGCGTCTGCGTAGAGATGTGCCCACCAAGCTCCTTTCCCGCCCGGTCAACTATTACGAGGCGGCGCCTAGGAAGATTGTCAACCAGACCCGCCTCTAG
- the Myo28B1 gene encoding myosin 28B1, isoform B, whose product MDAGYSPRKGEYVWVKPQNTTSEFAVPFGARIVRTEKTQTLVCDDRNKQFWVPAGDVLKAMHITSQEDVEDMITLGDLQEYTILRNLQNRYAKQLIYTYTGSMLVAINPYQILPIYTNREIQLYRNKSLAELPPHIFAISDNAFQRLQRLKENQCVVISGESGAGKTESTKLILQYLAAISGKHSWIEQQIIEANPIMEAFGNAKTVRNDNSSRFGKYIEIRFTPQGAIQGARIQQYLLEKSRIVFQSRDERNYHIFYCMLAGLSTAERERLKLQEQSPSQYHYLAQGGCFTLPGRGDAKDFADIRAAMKVLSFKPEEVWSILSLLAAILHLGNLRFTATEVANLATAEIDDTPNLQRVAQLLGIPISALNAALTQRTIFVHGEHVTTSLSKEAAIEGRDAFVKSLYDGIFVRIVRRINETINKQVDQPMNSIGVLDIFGFENFDNNSFEQLCINYANENLQQFFVGHIFKMEQDEYQNEHINWQHIEFQDNQQILDLIGMKPMNLMSLIDEESKFPKGTDQTLLEKLHVQHGNRSIYVKGKTTQTSLFGIRHYAGVVMYNPLGFLEKNRDSFSGDLRTLVQRSTNKYLVDIFPHEMPMDTAKKQPTLCVKFRNSLDMLMRTLSQAHPYFIRCIKPNEYKEPKNFDKELCVRQLRYSGMMETARIRRAGYPIRHAYRAFVERYRLLVPPVGPLEQCDCRKLARQICEVALPADSDRQYGKTKLFLRDEDDASLELQRSQLMLKSIVTIQRGIRRVLFRRYMKRYREAIITVQRYWRGRLQRRKYQVMRQGFHRLGACIAAQQLTTKFTMVRCRTIKLQALSRGYLVRKDFQKKLLERRKQNQLKKEELLKLAKMKEAEELLRLQQLKEQKEREQREQQEKRLQEEQRLKAEAAARNALAMAAVQQKRRTKPVKQEAPKAPTLQARNSLPPPPTTLIVAAPLPTRPASAVTRINTIPESPGTIDVESSKQMVDDVFRFLNDEPDAALRKLNNISSGDTIRLPKSVPNNIDTSDFSYLKYAATYFGGGATAQHERKPLKKSLLKHEHPIDEMASKAIWLTILRFMGDLPDVVSSPTLHVFDNENLMSDLASLLNTSDSYKPRLFVRQSQRRIPKPLASGEKEAQEFYQHWLNVPTSHLEKIHFIIGHGIIKNSLRDEILAQICKQLYLNPSRSSYSRGWLLLSLCLSCFPPSKEFEPHLRSFMKQGTAQLQATPSLQRLERTLVNGPRCQPPSLFELHAIRGRHPLRLDIHLMDGQQRRLQVDAASTAREAVNQLCQGMGLTDTFGFGLVMSLNGKLMPLGAGQEHVLDAISECEQRQLDAPWKLYIRKEMFATWYDPSMDPKATQLIYKQILNGLKCGEYRCRSEKDIAMVCALACFVEYGPGEILRLKPSEITAFVPSDLLAPGERAIENWSRLIAATYEKSSYVKEEQNDLLLEAQKRAKEDICLFAHLSWPMRHSRLFEVVRKEGPKLQSDELMLGINSAGLFLIDETEQVLASCCFSEVLKVHVESDDKLHVMTFQHVNFVLQCSSAQDANEVINYMLDNLRQRSSYGVALDPVVEGDLEDCLVLNPGDLIEFEAGVTGAQLMAGNAQDCYRGCVNGQWGQFLAGNVRVLATLTKPSEKLQDILREGRFQEPPKPTPRANYSRRRQHNISQLAESHFREPLDSDKAPLSKFSPEPLKAPLLKAVVKVPPLFQQALVMHHHILKYMGDIARSNLPVNTDLIFQPALQHPLLCDELYCQLMKQLSDNPSSESEKRGWDLLYLATGLVAPSVLVMRELIILLRMRADALADACLKRLKRSLAQGQRKKAPHLIEVEGIQQRCLHIYHKIYFPDDTVEAFEIESHTRGAELIADIAQRLELKSPVGYSIFLKTGDRVYAMPEEEFVFDFITQLIYWLRQQRTIRSISDGQYQLHFMRKLWLNNHPGEDLNGDMIFSYPQELHKYLKGYYPIDCEQASRLAILVYSADHDVSLQRLPEVLTRLIPEDLIPLQTVAEWRQQILPKVHRDHLTEDHAKILFLQELSHFACFGSTFFVVKQQNDDALPETLLIAINSTGFHMLDPTTKEILRSYEYSQLGIWSSGKNHFHIRFGNMIGASKLLCSTTQGYKMDDLLASYVKYFNEHE is encoded by the exons ATGGACGCCGGCTATTCGCCCCGAAAA GGCGAGTATGTGTGGGTGAAGCCGCAAAATACTACCAGCGAATTCGCAGTGCCCTTTGGGGCTCGAATTGTGCGAACGGAGAAAACACAGACCCTAGTTTGCGATGACCGGAACAAGCAGTTCTGGGTTCCAGCTGGGGATGTCCTGAAGGCAATGCATATCACCTCCCAGGAGGATGTTGAGGATATGATCACTTTGGGTGACTTACAGGAGTACACTATACTGAGGAACCTGCAGAACAGATATGCCAAGCAATTAATATAT accTACACAGGCTCCATGTTGGTGGCCATCAATCCGTACCAGATTCTGCCTATCTACACGAATCGCGAGATACAGCTCTACAGAAATAAGTCCCTTGCTGAACTACCTCCTCACATTTTCGCCATTAGTGACAATGCCTTTCAGAGACTACAAAGACTTAAGGAGAACCAGTGCGTGGTGATCAGCGGGGAGTCGGGTGCCGGGAAGACGGAGAGCACCAAGCTGATCCTTCAGTATCTGGCCGCAATTAGTGGCAAACACTCGTGGATCGAGCAGCAAATCATAGAGGCCAATCCTATTATGGAGGCCTTTGGCAATGCCAAGACTGTACGGAATGACAACTCTTCAAGGTTCGGAAAGTACATCGAGATCAGATTCACGCCACAGGGCGCTATTCAAGGAGCTAGAATCCAGCAGTATCTTCTGGAAAAATCCCGAATTGTTTTCCAGAGTCGCGATGAGCGCAACTATCACATTTTCTACTGCATGTTGGCGGGACTTTCAACTGCGGAGAGAGAGCGCCTAAAGCTACAGGAGCAATCGCCAAGTCAGTATCATTACTTGGCCCAAGGAGGATGCTTTACTTTGCCAGGAAGAGGTGATGCCAAGGATTTTGCCGATATTCGAGCGGCTATGAAAGTGCTTTCATTTAAGCCGGAGGAAGTGTGGAGCATACTTAGTTTACTGGCGGCTATTTTGCACTTGGGAAACCTCAGATTCACAGCCACCGAGGTTGCCAATTTGGCTACGGCTGAGATAGACGATACACCAAATCTTCAGAGGGTGGCTCAATTACTGGGAATACCCATATCTGCTCTGAATGCTGCTCTTACGCAAAGAACCATCTTTGTGCATGGTGAGCACGTGACCACCAGTTTGTCCAAGGAAGCGGCTATTGAGGGTCGAGATGCTTTTGTAAAATCGTTGTACGATGGAATTTTTGTGCGCATCGTGCGAAGAATCAATGAGACTATAAACAAGCAAGTGGATCAGCCCATGAATAGCATAGGTGTTCTAGATATCTTCGGGTTCGAGAACTTCGACAATAATAGCTTTGAACAACTGTGCATCAACTATGCCAACGAAAATCTACAGCAATTTTTCGTGGGACATATCTTCAAG ATGGAACAGGATGAGTACCAGAACGAGCATATCAACTGGCAGCACATTGAGTTCCAGGATAATCAGCAAATCCTCGATCTAATTGGCATGAAACCCATGAACTTGATGTCCCTCATCGACGAAGAGTCCAAGTTTCCCAAGGGCACTGATCAAACTCTGCTCGAAAAGCTACATGTTCAGCATGGTAATCGATCCATTTACGTGAAAGGTAAAACCACCCAAACGTCTCTATTCGGAATCCGTCATTATGCCGGCGTCGTGATGTACAATCCATTGGGCTTTCTTGAAAAGAACAGGGATTCATTCAGCGGAGATCTTAGGACTCTGGTGCAGCgatcaacaaataaatatctGGTGGACATATTCCCCCATGAAATGCCCATGGATACGGCCAAGAAGCAGCCCACTTTGTGCGTGAAATTCAGAAACTCTCTGGACATGCTGATGCGCACTTTGTCGCAGGCACATCCCTACTTTATCCGTTGCATCAAGCCCAATGAATACAAGGAACCTAAG AACTTTGACAAGGAGCTGTGCGTGCGGCAGTTGCGCTACTCAGGAATGATGGAGACGGCTCGCATTCGAAGGGCTGGCTATCCGATCCGCCACGCCTACCGTGCCTTCGTGGAGAGATATCGCCTCTTGGTGCCACCGGTGGGACCTTTGGAGCAATGTGACTGCCGGAAGTTGGCGCGGCAGATCTGTGAAGTTGCCCTACCTGCCGATTCTGATCGTCAGTACGGAAAAACAAAGCTGTTCCTGCGGGACGAGGACGACGCTAGCCTGGAACTGCAGCGGTCCCAGCTGATGCTCAAGAGTATCGTGACAATTCAGCGAGGAATCAGACGGGTCTTGTTCCGACGTTACATGAAGAGATACCGCGAGGCCATTATTACGGTTCAGAGATATTGGCGAGGTCGCCTGCAGCGTCGTAAGTACCAGGTTATGCGGCAGGGATTCCATCGCCTGGGAGCCTGTATAGCTGCGCAGCAGTTGACCACCAAGTTCACGATGGTCAGGTGTCGAACCATAAAACTGCAGGCCTTGAGTCGCGGGTATCTGGTACGCAAGGACTTCCAGAAAAAGTTGTTGGAGCGGCGAAAGCAGAACCAGCTGAAGAAGGAGGAGTTACTTAAGTTGGCCAAGATGAAGGAAGCAGAGGAACTGCTAAGACTGCAGCAACTGAAGGAGCAGAAGGAGAGAGAACAAAGAGAACAGCAGGAAAAACGATTGCAGGAGGAGCAGAGGCTCAAGGCCGAAGCAGCAGCCAGAAATGCATTGGCCATGGCTGCAGTGCAGCAGAAGAGGCGAACTAAGCCCGTCAAGCAAGAGGCTCCAAAGGCTCCAACCCTGCAAGCACGCAACTCcctgccaccaccacccaccacacTGATAGTAGCTGCCCCACTACCCACTCGACCGGCCAGTGCCGTTACCAGAATTAATACCATACCCGAGAGTCCTGGCACCATTGATGTGGAGTCCTCCAAGCAAATGGTGGATGACGTGTTCCGCTTCCTAAACGATGAACCCGAT GCAGCCTTGAGGAAACTTAACAACATCTCTTCTGGAGATACAATACGTCTACCTAAATCGGTGCCAAATAACATCGACACCTCCGATTTCAGTTATTTGAAATATGCGGCTACTTACTTCGGCGGTGGCGCCACTGCACAGCACGAAAGAAAGCCTCTGAAGAAATCTTTGTTAAAACATGAACATCCCATTGATGAGATGGCCTCTAAG GCCATTTGGTTGACTATACTCCGCTTTATGGGCGACTTGCCGGATGTTGTTTCCTCGCCTACTCTTCACGTATTCGATAATGAAAACTTGATGAGTGATTTGGCAAGCCTCTTGAACACTTCTGATTCCTATAAGCCTCGCTTATTTGTGCGCCAATCCCAAAGACGTATCCCAAAGCCTTTGGCTAGTGGTGAGAAGGAAGCCCAGGAATTCTATCAACACTGGCTCAACGTTCCCACAAGTCACCTGGAGAAAATTCACTTCATCATAGGTCATGGTATAATAAAGAATAGCTTACG AGACGAAATCTTGGCCCAGATCTGCAAGCAGCTATATCTTAACCCAAGTCGGAGCTCCTACTCCCGCGGATGGTTGCTCCTTTCGCTATGCCTCAGCTGCTTTCCACCCAGCAAGGAGTTTGAGCCACACTTGCGCAGTTTCATGAAGCAGGGAACTGCCCAACTGCAGGCCACTCCATCCCTGCAGCGATTGGAGCGAACCCTGGTCAATGGACCACGCTGTCAGCCACCTTCGTTATTTGAGCTCCACGCAATCCGCGGTCGCCACCCGCTTAGGTTGGACATTCACCTGATGGATGGGCAGCAGAGAAGATTGCAGGTGGATGCGGCCAGTACAGCTCGAGAGGCAGTCAATCAACTTTGTCAGGGTATGGGGCTAACCGACACCTTTGGCTTTGGATTGGTGATGTCATTGAATGGGAAGCTAATGCCGCTGGGAGCAGGTCAGGAGCATGTCCTGGATGCCATTTCGGAGTGCGAGCAACGTCAGCTGGATGCACCTTGGAAACTATACATCCGAAAGGAAATGTTTGCCACTTGGTATGATCCCTCGATGGATCCCAAGGCCACTCAACTTATATACAAGCAAATTCTAAACGGGTTGAAGTGCGGAGAGTATCGATGTCGCTCCGAGAAGGACATAGCAATGGTGTGTGCTCTGGCCTGCTTTGTAGAATATGGACCTGGGGAGATTCTTCGATTGAAGCCATCGGAGATCACTGCATTTGTCCCAAGTGATCTTCTAGCTCCCGGCGAGCGAGCCATTGAGAACTGGAGTCGCCTAATAGCTGCCACCTACGAGAAGAGCTCTTATGTCAAAGAAGAACAGAATGACCTGCTATTGGAGGCGCAGAAGAGAGCCAAGGAGGATATATGTCTGTTTGCACATCTCTCCTGGCCTATGAGGCACTCCCGACTGTTTGAAGTGGTTCGCAAAGAGGGACCAAAACTCCAAAGCGATGAACTTATGCTGGGCATTAATTCCGCGGGCCTTTTCCTTATCGACGAAACCGAACAGGTGCTGGCATCCTGTTGTTTTAGCGAGGTGCTGAAAGTGCACGTGGAATCAGATGATAAACTGCATGTTATGACCTTCCAACACGTCAATTTTGTGCTGCAGTGCAGCTCTGCTCAGGATGCCAACGAGGTGATAAACTATATGCTGGATAATCTCCGACAGCGTTCAAGCTATGGCGTAGCTCTTGATCCGGTCGTAGAGGGGGATCTAGAGGATTGTCTAGTGCTAAACCCCGGTGACCTAATCGAATTCGAGGCAGGTGTAACAGGTGCCCAGTTAATGGCTGGTAATGCACAAGACTGCTACAGGGGATGTGTCAATGGCCAGTGGGGTCAGTTTTTAGCTGGAAATGTTCGCGTTTTGGCCACGCTCACCAAGCCGAGTGAAAAACTTCAAGATATCCTCCGAGAAGGCCGATTTCAAGAACCCCCGAAACCAACTCCAAGAGCCAATTACTCTCGTCGTCGTCAACACAATATCTCTCAGCTGGCTGAGAGCCACTTTAGGGAGCCATTGGA ctCCGATAAGGCACCACTATCAAAGTTTTCACCTGAGCCTCTGAAAGCCCCGCTGCTCAAAGCTGTTGTTAAGGTACCGCCACTTTTCCAGCAGGCATTGGTTATGCATCATCATATTCTTAAG TACATGGGTGACATAGCAAGGAGCAATCTACCGGTCAACACGGACCTCATTTTCCAGCCAGCACTGCAGCATCCGCTGTTGTGTGACGAACTCTACTGCCAGCTGATGAAGCAACTGAGCGATAATCCCTCCAGTGAAAGCGAGAAGCGGGGCTGGGACCTGCTTTACTTGGCCACGGGCTTGGTGGCTCCCAGTGTCTTGGTCATGAGGGAGCTGATCATACTACTGCGCATGCGTGCAGACGCCCTGGCCGATGCTTGCCTGAAGCGACTGAAGCGATCCTTGGCACAGGGCCAGCGAAAAAAGGCACCACATCTCATAGAGGTCGAGGGAATTCAACAGCGATGCCTGCATATCTACCACAAGATATATTTCCCCGACGATACGGTTGAGGCTTTCGAGATTGAATCACACACCCGGGGAGCAGAGCTCATAGCGGACATAGCCCAGAGATTGGAGCTCAAATCACCTGTGGGTTATAGTATTTTCTTGAAGACAGGCGACAGGGTCTATGCTATGCCGGAAGAGGAGTTCGTTTTTGATTTCATCACCCAACTCATCTACTGGCTAAGACAGCAGAGGACCATACGCTCCATATCCGATGGCCAATACCAACTGCACTTCATGAGAAAGTTATGGTTAAACAACCATCCAGGCGAAGACCTCAATGGAGATATGATCTTTAGCTATCCCCAAGAGCTGCACAAATACTTGAAGGGCTACTATCCCATCGATTGCGAGCAGGCCTCGCGTTTGGCAATTCTTGTGTACAGTGCAGATCATGACGTTAGCTTGCAGCGGCTGCCCGAAGTGCTGACACGTTTAATTCCTGAAGACCTAATACCGCTTCAAACGGTGGCCGAATGGAGGCAGCAGATCCTGCCCAAGGTCCACCGCGATCATTTAACGGAAGATCACGCCAAGATTTTGTTCCTTCAAGAGCTGTCCCATTTCGCTTGCTTCGGTTCCACATTCTTTGTGGTGAAGCAACAAAATGACGATGCCCTTCCCGAAACTCTTTTAATCGCAATTAACAGCACAGGTTTCCATATGCTGGATCCGACAACTAAGGAGATCCTTCGCAGCTATGAATACTCCCAGTTGGGTATTTGGAGCTCGGGTAAGAACCACTTCCACATTCGTTTTGGTAACATGATCGGAGCATCGAAGCTGCTGTGCAGCACCACCCAAGGATACAAAATGGACGATTTGCTGGCCTCTTATGTTAAGTATTTTAATGAACAcgaataa